From Bacteroidota bacterium, one genomic window encodes:
- a CDS encoding T9SS type A sorting domain-containing protein: MKKGLLVCLSLAIGLGAMAQQQVQRRLPQGFHTAPMPASVKKLHHPIEHKSVLMDNGVPVNNNASRQLVTSRPAHRLSTTSVQEEVIGYTYYDLQTNASASRRLNYNDDGSFSAAWTFSPNANANFPDRGTGYNYYDPNASTVSKWYFTPDGGNGDYPNLRTEGSYRTGFVNIGVTASGKEMSVGHSPAPPSGVGHMLLNWRATKGTGAWTAQTTALGTGTNDDTWSKMAVSGEDVHLIWQGTGTTGSTLYGQDGPMLYSHSTDGGQTWPTLRQRLPLIDSAFYAGFGGDDYAIDASGNVVAIVFGGSSTDLGILKSIDGGQTWTKTIILNFPIPFFSFDSMFTYLDGDAVVDTMNSTPGDAAVIIDSQGMVHVVYSEFRWFRDSTTAAGFYSPLWGTDGLRYWNETMGAGNPGIHFAETQDLDHDNNLAISEDTTCSLPWGNYRGGVTAMPSLGITSSDVIFCSYQALVEAPFADTAVWKQTHHHMFMTATADMGGSWAFPNDIVPNQASGGDGEFQEGVFGAMARTVDDYAYVVYQRDNAPGHSLATAGTCDQVNNNLSSSDIVFAKVDALALVGMSKVNSTEIFVGQNYPNPSNGTTSFTVTLKKAAPISVEVTDVVGKTIHTEEISSAVSGTQTVTLNTSNWQSGVYFYTITSGAQKVTKQLIVN, from the coding sequence ATGAAAAAAGGTTTACTCGTCTGCTTATCCCTGGCCATCGGTCTCGGTGCTATGGCGCAGCAGCAAGTACAACGGCGCCTGCCCCAGGGTTTCCACACAGCACCGATGCCGGCTTCTGTGAAGAAACTTCATCATCCAATTGAGCACAAAAGTGTGTTGATGGATAATGGCGTTCCGGTGAACAACAACGCAAGTCGCCAACTTGTAACATCACGTCCTGCACATCGTCTTTCTACGACAAGTGTACAAGAGGAAGTGATTGGTTATACGTATTACGATTTGCAAACGAATGCATCTGCATCACGTCGTCTGAATTACAACGATGACGGATCGTTTTCAGCTGCATGGACATTTTCTCCAAATGCAAATGCCAATTTCCCTGATCGTGGAACCGGTTATAACTATTATGACCCGAATGCTTCTACAGTATCAAAATGGTATTTCACTCCGGATGGAGGAAATGGTGATTACCCTAATCTTCGTACAGAAGGCAGTTACCGTACCGGTTTCGTAAACATCGGTGTTACAGCCAGTGGTAAAGAAATGAGTGTTGGTCACTCTCCTGCTCCTCCCTCAGGTGTTGGACACATGTTATTGAACTGGCGCGCTACCAAAGGTACCGGAGCCTGGACTGCACAAACAACAGCTCTTGGAACAGGTACTAATGATGACACATGGTCTAAAATGGCTGTTTCCGGTGAAGATGTTCATCTCATCTGGCAAGGAACAGGTACTACAGGAAGTACTCTCTATGGTCAGGATGGCCCTATGCTTTATTCACATTCCACTGATGGTGGTCAAACTTGGCCTACTCTCCGTCAGCGTTTGCCGTTAATCGATTCAGCTTTTTATGCTGGATTTGGTGGTGATGATTATGCTATTGATGCAAGTGGAAACGTTGTTGCAATTGTATTCGGTGGTTCTTCTACTGACCTTGGAATTTTGAAATCTATTGATGGTGGACAGACCTGGACAAAGACAATCATCCTGAACTTCCCAATTCCATTCTTCAGCTTTGATTCCATGTTCACTTACCTTGATGGTGATGCAGTTGTGGATACAATGAATTCAACTCCTGGTGATGCTGCAGTAATTATTGACAGTCAGGGTATGGTTCACGTGGTATACAGCGAATTCCGCTGGTTCCGTGACTCTACAACTGCTGCCGGTTTCTATTCTCCACTTTGGGGAACTGATGGTTTGAGATACTGGAATGAAACAATGGGTGCCGGCAATCCTGGAATCCATTTCGCAGAAACTCAGGATCTGGATCACGATAACAACCTGGCTATTTCTGAAGATACAACATGTTCGCTTCCATGGGGTAACTACCGTGGTGGTGTAACAGCTATGCCTTCTCTTGGTATCACTTCTTCCGATGTAATTTTCTGTTCTTACCAGGCATTGGTTGAAGCACCTTTCGCTGATACAGCAGTTTGGAAACAAACCCATCACCACATGTTCATGACAGCAACTGCTGACATGGGTGGTTCATGGGCATTCCCAAATGATATTGTTCCTAACCAGGCATCTGGTGGTGATGGTGAATTTCAGGAAGGCGTTTTTGGAGCTATGGCACGTACTGTTGATGATTACGCTTACGTAGTTTATCAGCGTGACAACGCTCCGGGACATTCTCTTGCAACTGCAGGAACTTGTGACCAGGTGAATAATAACCTCTCTTCAAGCGATATCGTTTTTGCAAAAGTTGACGCTCTTGCATTGGTGGGTATGTCAAAAGTTAATTCAACAGAAATTTTTGTTGGACAAAACTATCCTAACCCATCCAACGGTACTACTTCATTCACTGTAACATTGAAGAAAGCGGCTCCAATTAGTGTTGAAGTGACTGATGTTGTTGGTAAGACTATTCACACCGAAGAAATCTCTTCTGCTGTAAGTGGCACACAAACTGTTACCTTAAACACAAGCAACTGGCAGTCTGGTGTATACTTCTACACTATAACTTCCGGTGCTCAGAAAGTAACAAAACAATTGATCGTGAATTAA
- the bshB1 gene encoding bacillithiol biosynthesis deacetylase BshB1, whose product MKLDVLAFGAHPDDIELSCSGTLLLLREEGKRIGIVDLTKGELGTRGTPEIRAQEAMDSANVLGISERINLDFADGFFSNDKEHQLSIVSAIRRYQPDIILCNAVSDRHPDHGRAASMVSTSMFLAGLAKVETSFDGKPQAPWKTRVLYHYIQDRYIKPDFVVDVTRVWEKKMDSVKAFRSQFYNPDSKEPETAISTKEFLEFLGSRAREFGRQIGVTYAEGFTVERILGVSTLSDLL is encoded by the coding sequence ATGAAATTAGATGTCCTTGCCTTTGGGGCCCATCCTGATGATATTGAGTTATCCTGCTCAGGGACTCTTTTGCTTCTCAGAGAGGAGGGCAAACGGATTGGCATAGTTGACCTTACAAAGGGGGAATTAGGAACTCGTGGAACACCTGAAATTCGTGCTCAGGAAGCTATGGACTCAGCAAATGTTCTGGGAATTTCCGAAAGAATAAACCTGGATTTTGCAGATGGTTTTTTTTCCAATGATAAAGAACACCAATTATCCATTGTTTCTGCTATTCGAAGATACCAGCCCGATATCATTCTTTGTAACGCTGTTTCAGACCGTCATCCTGATCATGGACGGGCGGCTTCTATGGTGTCCACAAGCATGTTTTTAGCCGGTTTGGCAAAGGTTGAAACATCTTTTGATGGGAAACCCCAGGCACCCTGGAAAACACGCGTTTTATACCATTATATTCAGGATCGATACATCAAACCCGATTTTGTAGTGGATGTTACCAGGGTTTGGGAGAAAAAAATGGATAGCGTCAAGGCTTTTCGATCACAGTTTTACAATCCCGATTCCAAAGAACCGGAAACTGCTATTTCGACAAAAGAATTTCTGGAATTTCTAGGATCCAGAGCCAGGGAATTTGGACGACAAATCGGAGTAACTTACGCTGAGGGTTTTACCGTTGAAAGAATCTTAGGTGTATCAACTCTTAGTGACCTGCTCTGA
- a CDS encoding MBL fold metallo-hydrolase: MKISFHGAARTVTGSKHLITLDNGRNLLLDCGFFQGHGADTDPMNRHFGFDPASIDYLILSHAHIDHSGNIPNLVKQGFNGKIYCTAATRDIAAIMLVDTAHIQENDIKYINKKRGKKNLAPLSPIYSIEDVQNALENFFTIPYRKKFTLEDGIELMFTDSGHILGAAAINLNIRENGITHRICFTGDIGRASDKILKSPEPFPQCDYLICESTYGNRLHETAEKTESRLLEIVQETCIEKKSKLIIPAFSLGRTQEVVYALNNLRNSKSLPSIPVYVDSPLSTNATAIMRAHPECFNGDMLKALQNDPDPFGFDNLHYIQRAEDSIKLNDDKRPMIIISASGMAEAGRIKHHIKNNIQNPDATILLVGYCTPESLGGRLGNGNSEVFIFGKEYKVNARVELMNSYSAHADYNEMQEYLSCITPAEVKKTFLVHGDYDVQVDWRENLISKGFQNIEIPEKGSSWELK, from the coding sequence ATGAAAATTTCTTTTCATGGAGCTGCCCGGACCGTAACCGGGAGCAAACACCTGATAACATTGGATAATGGCCGAAACTTGCTTTTGGATTGTGGTTTTTTTCAAGGTCATGGCGCGGATACGGATCCCATGAACCGGCACTTTGGATTTGATCCGGCATCAATTGATTACCTCATATTATCACATGCACACATTGATCATTCCGGAAACATCCCAAATCTTGTCAAGCAAGGGTTTAACGGAAAGATTTATTGCACTGCCGCCACACGGGATATTGCAGCCATCATGCTTGTGGACACTGCTCATATTCAGGAAAACGATATTAAGTACATTAATAAAAAGAGAGGAAAGAAAAATCTGGCTCCACTCTCACCCATTTATTCAATTGAAGATGTTCAAAATGCATTGGAGAATTTTTTCACAATTCCTTATCGCAAGAAATTTACACTTGAAGACGGAATTGAATTGATGTTTACTGATTCCGGACACATTCTTGGAGCAGCTGCCATCAATTTGAATATCCGGGAAAATGGAATAACACACAGAATTTGTTTTACGGGCGACATCGGTAGAGCATCCGATAAAATATTGAAATCACCGGAGCCTTTTCCTCAGTGCGATTATCTCATTTGTGAATCCACGTATGGAAACAGGTTACACGAAACTGCTGAAAAAACGGAAAGCAGATTGCTTGAAATCGTACAGGAAACCTGCATCGAAAAGAAATCAAAACTGATTATTCCGGCATTCAGTCTGGGCCGAACGCAGGAAGTTGTTTATGCATTGAATAATCTGAGAAATTCAAAGAGCCTGCCTTCGATTCCTGTATATGTTGACAGTCCTTTGTCTACCAATGCTACAGCGATCATGCGCGCGCATCCTGAATGTTTCAATGGGGATATGTTGAAAGCGCTGCAAAATGATCCGGACCCATTCGGTTTTGACAATCTGCATTATATTCAACGCGCGGAAGATTCGATAAAACTCAATGATGACAAACGACCAATGATTATCATCAGCGCATCCGGTATGGCTGAAGCCGGACGGATCAAACATCACATCAAAAATAATATCCAAAATCCTGATGCTACAATTCTTCTTGTGGGTTATTGCACACCGGAAAGCCTTGGCGGCAGGCTGGGAAATGGAAACAGTGAAGTATTCATCTTTGGCAAGGAATACAAAGTAAATGCAAGAGTTGAATTAATGAATTCTTACAGTGCTCATGCGGATTACAATGAAATGCAGGAGTATTTATCCTGTATTACTCCCGCAGAAGTAAAAAAGACATTCCTCGTTCATGGAGATTATGATGTCCAGGTCGATTGGAGGGAGAATTTAATTTCCAAAGGTTTCCAGAATATCGAAATACCGGAAAAAGGAAGTTCATGGGAATTGAAATAA
- a CDS encoding heme exporter protein CcmB yields the protein MINQVKFLILKEIRLEWKQKYAFQGLLLYVVSTVFVCYLSFRQIIDLPTWNALFWIIQVFAAVNAVAKSFMQESRGRMLYYYTLANSRSLILAKTIYSLLLMLVLSACNLFFYSLFIGNPVQDFPMFILAVILGSSGFASVLSMVSAIASKAGNNATLMSILSFPILIPLLMTTIRFSKNAMDGLAWSVSWQYIIILCALNALVFALSYLLFPYLWRD from the coding sequence ATGATTAATCAGGTTAAATTTTTGATCCTAAAAGAAATCCGGCTTGAATGGAAGCAAAAATATGCTTTCCAGGGATTGTTACTTTATGTAGTATCAACTGTATTTGTTTGTTACTTGTCATTTCGTCAGATTATTGATCTGCCAACATGGAACGCGTTGTTCTGGATCATCCAGGTTTTTGCAGCTGTCAATGCTGTTGCCAAAAGCTTTATGCAGGAAAGCAGGGGCCGGATGTTGTATTATTATACTCTGGCCAATTCCCGATCGCTCATTTTGGCAAAGACAATTTATAGTTTGCTCCTGATGCTGGTACTTTCAGCCTGCAATTTGTTTTTCTATTCATTATTCATCGGAAATCCTGTCCAGGATTTTCCCATGTTTATTCTGGCAGTGATTCTCGGAAGCTCGGGTTTCGCATCAGTCCTGTCGATGGTAAGTGCAATTGCATCAAAAGCAGGGAACAATGCTACGCTAATGTCAATATTAAGCTTTCCAATCCTGATTCCATTGCTGATGACCACGATACGATTTTCGAAAAATGCAATGGATGGCCTCGCATGGTCTGTCAGCTGGCAATACATCATTATCCTTTGCGCTTTAAATGCACTTGTTTTTGCATTGTCTTACCTCCTATTTCCTTATCTTTGGAGAGACTAA
- the ccsA gene encoding cytochrome c biogenesis protein CcsA has protein sequence MSSKIEFAGITWWKWVCILLLFYSLIQGLLIPVPRLPILHETIRNLFFHVTMWFAMIIMMLASLVYAIRFLGSNDLDLDIKSEQCAYTGIFLGILGLVTGSIWAKNTWGAWWVNDAKLNGAAATMLVYLAYLILRGSLDDEHKRARLSAVYSIFAFTLMLVFIMILPRLTDSLHPGNGGNPGFSSYDLDNRMRTVFYPSVIAWSLLAAWVTEIRVRMKRLKLKNEN, from the coding sequence ATGAGCTCAAAAATTGAATTTGCAGGAATTACATGGTGGAAATGGGTATGTATTTTGTTGCTATTTTATTCACTGATTCAGGGCTTACTGATTCCCGTTCCTCGTCTTCCTATTCTTCACGAAACAATCCGGAATTTATTTTTCCATGTCACCATGTGGTTCGCGATGATCATCATGATGCTGGCTTCTCTCGTTTATGCAATTCGTTTTTTAGGCAGTAATGATCTGGACCTTGATATAAAATCCGAGCAGTGTGCATACACCGGAATTTTCCTGGGAATCCTGGGCCTGGTGACAGGCAGTATCTGGGCAAAAAATACATGGGGAGCATGGTGGGTGAATGATGCGAAGCTCAATGGCGCTGCCGCAACCATGCTGGTTTATCTTGCCTATCTTATCTTGCGTGGATCACTTGATGACGAACACAAACGCGCAAGACTTTCCGCGGTGTATAGCATATTCGCTTTTACATTAATGCTGGTATTTATCATGATCCTTCCGCGTCTGACCGATTCACTTCATCCCGGCAACGGTGGTAATCCCGGTTTCAGTTCTTACGATCTTGACAACAGAATGCGTACAGTTTTTTATCCTTCCGTGATTGCCTGGTCTTTACTTGCCGCCTGGGTCACAGAAATCCGCGTGAGAATGAAAAGGCTGAAACTGAAAAATGAAAATTGA
- a CDS encoding CcmD family protein → MLKTAWFPKTIFLLFLLVISLSSSAQTSDVDMADLMRENGKIYVVITVLSVILAGFIINLILVDRRLRKLEKQSGK, encoded by the coding sequence ATGTTAAAAACAGCCTGGTTCCCAAAGACAATTTTTCTGCTTTTCCTTCTTGTGATATCACTATCTTCCTCAGCACAGACTTCCGATGTTGATATGGCAGATCTGATGAGGGAAAATGGTAAAATTTACGTGGTCATCACAGTTCTGTCTGTAATTCTTGCCGGATTTATCATCAATTTGATCCTAGTAGACCGTCGCTTAAGAAAGCTTGAAAAGCAATCCGGCAAGTAA
- a CDS encoding cytochrome c maturation protein CcmE, producing the protein MKKSHIIAIVIIALAVAAILSTVADSSTYASFRVAAEHPSKTYHVVGKLNKEKPQDYNPHADANLFSFYLVDNEGAEKKVVLQKAKPQDFDKSEQIVVVGKVQDDSFVASDVLMKCPSKYNNPKEDMKATTSLR; encoded by the coding sequence ATGAAAAAATCACACATCATTGCCATAGTAATCATCGCATTAGCCGTTGCGGCAATCCTGAGTACCGTGGCTGATTCAAGTACTTATGCTTCCTTTAGGGTTGCTGCAGAACATCCATCCAAAACTTATCATGTTGTAGGAAAACTGAACAAAGAAAAGCCGCAGGACTATAACCCGCATGCCGACGCAAATCTCTTCTCTTTCTACCTTGTAGATAACGAAGGCGCTGAAAAAAAAGTGGTACTTCAAAAAGCGAAACCACAGGATTTTGATAAATCAGAACAGATTGTAGTCGTGGGAAAAGTTCAGGATGATTCCTTTGTCGCTTCCGATGTTTTGATGAAATGTCCTTCCAAGTATAACAATCCAAAGGAAGACATGAAAGCAACCACTTCTTTGCGTTAA
- the ccsA gene encoding cytochrome c biogenesis protein CcsA gives MDINYLGEQLIWGKAGHLLIVLSFTASLLSSISYFFALRTGEDSWKNIARKSFALHSFSIVGIFALLFYLIFNHRFEYYYVWEHSNTAMPLRYILSCFWEGQEGSFLLWMFWHVVLSWIVIYTAKEWENGVMLIITMVQVFLASMVLGIVVLGYKIGTNPFVLLREHPDFANLPFIKMPDYLSKIKDGRGLNPLLQNYWMTIHPPTLFLGFASTVVPFAFAMAGLMRKKFKEWIIPALPWTFFGIMILGTGILMGAAWAYEALSFGGFWAWDPVENASLVPWMTLVGLGHVMLIYKHRNRSLLSSFILAVITFFFVLYSTFLTRSGILGDSSVHAFTDLGMSGHLVLYMLFFLVLAAILIIRNWKSIVEKETEEHISSREFWMFIGMLVLVIGAIQITFTTSTPVINKIFGSKIAPPADPLDHYNRWQIPVAILICLLIGIAQFLKYKKSDSKDLFKKITVSIVVSILITGVCALFLGTSYRIHYYGLLLASIFAVVANADYLFRVIKGKWSHAGASVAHIGIGLILCGALISNTKKEIISQNVKNIDLGKEMPNKENIMIEQKSDTLPMGNYYVTYQKSEKEGVHVYYTIEYFQVNSQTGKKEKAFELRPFIQLNERMGNVAEPATKHFLTKDIYTHITYAELENTKKPDGESDYQAPKEQQLAIGDTFVTSNSFVILEGLNKDLDKEKYHLEANDLAVAAQLRIEDVNRKIYRSEPVFLIRDMAIYTQDAFLDEMGLKFTFDKIDPNTGKITLSVSEKKANKKDFVIMKAIIFPGINILWLGCFLMIIGSLMALRKRIRKNKTEQPVKI, from the coding sequence ATGGACATAAACTATTTGGGAGAACAGTTGATCTGGGGAAAAGCAGGTCATCTGTTGATTGTGCTTTCTTTTACGGCTTCATTATTATCTTCTATCAGTTATTTCTTTGCACTGCGTACAGGAGAAGATTCATGGAAAAATATTGCCCGTAAATCGTTTGCTTTACATTCCTTTTCTATCGTAGGAATTTTTGCTCTCCTCTTTTACCTCATCTTCAATCATCGGTTTGAATATTATTATGTCTGGGAACATAGCAATACTGCCATGCCTTTGCGTTACATTCTTTCCTGCTTTTGGGAAGGACAGGAAGGCAGTTTTCTCTTGTGGATGTTCTGGCATGTTGTATTATCATGGATAGTTATTTATACAGCCAAAGAATGGGAAAATGGTGTGATGTTAATCATTACCATGGTTCAGGTATTTCTCGCTTCAATGGTCCTTGGTATCGTTGTGCTTGGTTATAAAATCGGAACAAACCCATTCGTATTGCTCCGTGAACATCCGGATTTTGCGAATCTTCCATTCATTAAGATGCCCGATTATCTTTCCAAGATAAAAGATGGAAGAGGTTTGAATCCGTTGCTTCAGAATTACTGGATGACCATTCATCCTCCAACTTTATTTCTGGGATTTGCTTCAACTGTTGTTCCATTTGCATTCGCGATGGCAGGTCTGATGAGAAAAAAATTCAAAGAGTGGATCATCCCTGCTCTGCCATGGACCTTTTTCGGGATCATGATACTTGGTACCGGTATTCTTATGGGAGCAGCATGGGCATATGAAGCATTGAGTTTTGGTGGCTTCTGGGCATGGGATCCTGTTGAAAACGCGTCTCTTGTTCCCTGGATGACCCTGGTTGGTCTGGGACATGTGATGTTGATTTATAAACACCGGAATCGCTCCTTACTCTCCTCCTTTATACTCGCGGTCATTACTTTTTTCTTTGTCCTCTACTCAACCTTTCTTACCCGCAGTGGAATTCTCGGAGATTCATCGGTACATGCCTTTACCGATCTGGGAATGTCAGGACATCTGGTTCTGTACATGTTGTTCTTTCTTGTTTTAGCTGCTATTTTAATTATCCGGAACTGGAAATCCATTGTAGAAAAAGAAACTGAAGAACATATTTCATCAAGGGAATTCTGGATGTTTATCGGAATGCTGGTATTGGTCATTGGTGCAATTCAGATCACCTTCACTACCTCTACTCCGGTTATTAATAAAATTTTCGGCAGCAAAATAGCTCCGCCTGCTGATCCTCTGGACCATTACAACCGCTGGCAGATTCCTGTTGCTATTCTGATTTGTTTGCTGATCGGTATTGCTCAGTTTTTAAAATATAAAAAATCGGATTCGAAAGATCTCTTCAAAAAAATCACCGTAAGTATTGTAGTTTCTATCCTGATTACAGGAGTGTGCGCCCTTTTCCTGGGAACTTCGTACCGGATTCATTACTACGGCTTGTTGTTGGCTTCCATTTTTGCAGTGGTTGCCAATGCTGATTATTTGTTCCGCGTAATCAAAGGGAAATGGAGCCATGCAGGAGCTTCAGTCGCTCACATCGGTATCGGATTGATCCTATGTGGGGCTCTCATCTCCAATACTAAAAAGGAGATCATTTCACAGAATGTAAAAAATATTGATCTGGGCAAAGAAATGCCGAATAAGGAAAATATCATGATTGAACAAAAATCTGATACACTTCCTATGGGTAATTACTATGTCACTTATCAGAAATCCGAAAAGGAAGGCGTTCATGTGTATTACACTATTGAATATTTCCAGGTCAATTCTCAAACAGGAAAAAAAGAAAAAGCCTTTGAGCTTCGTCCATTTATTCAATTGAATGAACGTATGGGAAATGTCGCCGAACCCGCGACCAAACATTTTCTCACGAAAGATATTTACACACACATCACTTACGCGGAGCTTGAGAATACCAAGAAACCTGACGGAGAGAGCGATTATCAGGCACCAAAGGAACAGCAATTAGCGATTGGCGATACGTTTGTAACCAGCAACAGCTTTGTAATCCTGGAAGGATTGAACAAGGATCTGGACAAGGAAAAATATCATTTAGAGGCTAATGACCTTGCAGTAGCCGCTCAACTGCGCATTGAAGATGTAAACCGAAAAATTTATCGCAGCGAACCGGTTTTCCTCATCAGAGACATGGCGATTTATACTCAGGATGCTTTTCTGGATGAAATGGGATTGAAATTTACATTCGATAAAATCGATCCTAATACAGGGAAGATCACTTTAAGTGTGAGCGAAAAGAAAGCCAACAAGAAAGATTTTGTCATCATGAAAGCCATTATTTTCCCGGGCATAAACATTCTTTGGCTGGGATGCTTCCTGATGATTATCGGTTCACTCATGGCTTTAAGAAAAAGAATCCGGAAAAATAAAACAGAGCAACCTGTGAAAATCTGA
- a CDS encoding DUF2520 domain-containing protein, with product MKVVLIGSGNVATHLGTALYKSGHTILQVYSPTTLHAKRLAKSLKAEFTTEPSGLHPKADLYLIALRDEAIGEILPFIPDKTALIAHTSGSVPLSIFPKSFTNCGVIYPLQTFSRDRKINIRSVPFCLESRNSSVNNRLAKFVSTLSDNIHWINSTERRSLHLAAVFANNFSNHMFVIAEEILRKSKLDFDLLRPLIAETAKKVQKHSPGEMQTGPARRGDSETIEKHLKELTNHPEYAKIYKLISQSIEDHNGPLL from the coding sequence ATGAAAGTCGTTTTGATTGGCTCCGGCAATGTCGCTACTCACCTGGGAACTGCATTATACAAGTCCGGTCACACCATTCTCCAGGTGTACAGCCCCACTACTCTGCATGCAAAAAGGCTTGCAAAATCACTGAAAGCGGAATTCACAACAGAACCATCCGGACTACATCCGAAAGCGGATTTGTATTTGATTGCCCTGAGGGATGAAGCCATTGGAGAAATTCTACCTTTTATCCCCGATAAAACCGCCCTGATTGCGCATACCTCCGGCAGTGTCCCGCTGTCAATTTTTCCGAAATCGTTTACCAATTGCGGTGTGATTTATCCTCTACAAACATTCTCACGCGATCGTAAAATCAATATCCGCAGTGTTCCGTTTTGCCTCGAGAGCAGGAACTCTTCAGTCAACAACAGGTTAGCGAAATTCGTAAGTACATTGAGTGACAACATCCATTGGATCAATTCAACGGAGCGCCGTTCCTTGCATCTTGCAGCCGTATTTGCAAATAATTTCAGTAATCATATGTTTGTAATTGCAGAAGAAATCCTTCGCAAGAGTAAACTGGACTTTGATTTATTAAGGCCGCTGATTGCAGAAACTGCAAAAAAAGTTCAGAAACATTCTCCCGGAGAAATGCAAACTGGACCAGCGCGGAGAGGTGACAGTGAGACAATTGAAAAACACCTGAAAGAGCTGACCAATCATCCGGAATACGCAAAAATTTACAAATTGATCAGTCAAAGTATTGAGGACCATAACGGCCCTCTTCTTTAA
- a CDS encoding HAD-IIIA family hydrolase: MNTNFKQRLAKVKCFIFDVDGVLTNGSLFVMPAELIRVMNIRDGYALHEAVKARYKVCIISGGKSESVRSRLNNLGVTDIYLGVDNKKEKLDEILDAYDLQLDEILYMGDDLPDYQVMQLIGVPTCPQDAAPEIRELSVYISPYKGGDGCVRDVVEQVMRLHGNWPFQNIPDNNSSAG; this comes from the coding sequence ATGAATACAAATTTCAAACAAAGACTAGCCAAAGTAAAATGCTTCATTTTTGATGTGGACGGTGTACTCACCAACGGCTCCTTATTTGTGATGCCTGCGGAATTAATCCGTGTCATGAATATCCGCGATGGTTATGCTTTGCATGAAGCAGTGAAAGCAAGATATAAAGTTTGTATCATTTCCGGAGGTAAATCAGAATCCGTCAGAAGTCGTCTGAACAATCTCGGGGTCACCGATATTTACCTTGGAGTAGATAACAAAAAAGAGAAGCTCGATGAAATCCTCGATGCTTATGATTTACAATTGGACGAAATTCTTTACATGGGCGATGATCTTCCGGATTATCAGGTGATGCAATTGATTGGTGTTCCTACTTGTCCTCAGGATGCTGCGCCGGAGATCCGGGAACTGAGTGTTTATATTTCTCCATATAAAGGTGGTGACGGGTGCGTACGGGATGTGGTTGAGCAAGTTATGCGCTTGCATGGTAACTGGCCATTTCAAAACATTCCTGACAACAATTCTTCCGCTGGATAA